A region from the Papio anubis isolate 15944 chromosome 6, Panubis1.0, whole genome shotgun sequence genome encodes:
- the FAM229B gene encoding protein FAM229B: protein MPFRFGTQPRRFPVEGGDSSTGLEPGLSSSAACNGKEMSPTRQLRRCPGSHCLTITDVPITVYATMRKPPAQSSKEMHPK, encoded by the exons ATGCCTTTTCGATTTGGAACCCAGCCAAGGAGGTTTCCAGTGGAAGGAGGAGACTCTTCAACTGGGCTGGAACCGGGGCTGAGCTCCAGTGCTGCCTGTAATGGGAAGGAGATGTCACCAACCAG GCAACTCCGGAGGTGCCCTGGAAGTCATTGCCTGACAATAACTGATGTTCCTATCACTGTCTATGCAACAATGAGAAAGCCacctgcacaaagcagcaaggaaaTGCATCCTAAATAG